The following proteins are co-located in the Microvirga ossetica genome:
- a CDS encoding calcium-binding protein — protein MAIFNGTAGTDRIGGTSSSDTINGLEGDDILLGLLGSDSIFGGDGFDRIDGQDGNDYLSGGNAIDFIAGGAGRDRIFGDDGNDQLIGELGNDTVYGGLGDDYAAGNPGSDQLYGGDGNDFFVGEAGKDRVFGQEGDDFVAGGDDNDTVSGGNGDDLVDGDAGKDELYGNAGLDVLFGDSGRDYLEGGAGADVLWGGAGADRFVLRNLTDTGSINADADYIGDFSFAGGDRLDLSRIDANEGRSGNQAFSFIGTASFTRAGQANYSVSGGDTFVALNTDADADAEAVIHIEQLGVNSNWFVL, from the coding sequence ATGGCTATTTTTAATGGAACAGCAGGAACCGATAGGATCGGTGGTACCAGTAGCTCTGATACAATCAACGGATTGGAAGGTGACGACATCCTTCTTGGGCTACTAGGTAGTGATAGCATCTTCGGTGGCGATGGCTTTGATCGCATCGATGGGCAAGATGGAAACGACTATCTCAGCGGCGGAAATGCCATCGATTTCATTGCAGGCGGTGCCGGCAGGGATCGGATCTTCGGCGACGACGGCAACGATCAACTGATCGGTGAATTGGGCAATGATACTGTTTATGGCGGCTTGGGCGATGACTATGCCGCCGGCAATCCGGGCAGTGATCAGCTCTATGGCGGCGACGGCAATGACTTCTTTGTCGGCGAAGCGGGGAAGGATCGTGTGTTCGGACAAGAGGGCGATGATTTCGTCGCAGGCGGGGACGACAACGATACCGTAAGCGGTGGAAACGGGGACGATCTTGTCGACGGCGACGCGGGCAAGGATGAGCTCTATGGAAACGCAGGGCTAGACGTACTTTTCGGGGATAGCGGACGCGATTATCTCGAGGGAGGAGCGGGCGCCGATGTACTATGGGGTGGCGCTGGAGCCGACCGTTTCGTTTTGCGTAATCTGACGGACACCGGCAGCATCAACGCTGATGCCGATTACATCGGAGACTTCTCGTTCGCGGGAGGTGATCGCTTGGACCTGAGTAGGATCGACGCCAATGAAGGCCGATCAGGGAACCAGGCTTTCAGCTTTATCGGGACGGCGAGTTTCACAAGAGCGGGTCAGGCTAATTACTCAGTAAGTGGGGGTGACACCTTCGTTGCCCTGAACACGGACGCCGACGCGGATGCGGAAGCCG